From Ignavibacteria bacterium, one genomic window encodes:
- a CDS encoding efflux RND transporter permease subunit: MQHHKKFPITSWAVENRTTIYVLTVILSILGVFSYMSLPKEQFPDIVVPTILVTTINAGTSPVDVENLISRPLEKQIKSIADVKKVTSTSIQDASIVVVEFTTGIDPVIGKQRVNDAVDRARSDLPTQLTKEPQVQEVDFSEFPIMNVNISGNVGLDVLKQYADDLQDKFESLKEIRRADIIGSLEKEVRVDIDPYRLQAAGISFDDVSRAIQYENVNISGGEVLNDGIRRNLQVTGEFKDVSQIENVIVKGSRGNTVYVRDIATVVETNKEQQSFARLDGKDVVTLAVLKKAGENLINASDQIQQIVKEYSATKLPKNVTITITNDQSTATRINLADLINTIIIGFILVTIVLMFFMGVQNALFVGLATPLSSFIAFLIMPGFDFTFNVVVTFGFLLALGIVVDDAIVVIENTHRLHTKDKIDIKTATKYAAAEVFAPVVAGTLTTLAPFFPLLFWPGLVGEFMVYLPAILIITLTASLVVAYIMNPVFAVDFMDRKPARVSKRKLFAIGAAIGLASVGAVTGGQVWIAFLSIFTFGFWLTNRKFITPRLIKPFQEKTLPWVMDLYRGTLRFVLQGKRPYLVIASMVGLFVVTIFLMVVAGPKVVFFPEADPNYAYVYVQMPIGTDAAETDSVVRVVEQRVNKVLGPKNPLVKSVISNVGLGAGDPQNPDRTITPHKGKVTVAFVEFQYRHGASTQEYLGKFRDELRDLPGVEILVAKESNGPPTGKPINIEISGDELDQLIAIQDRVRRILVDSLQIPGIEKLKSDLVRNKPELSVVIDREKANAEGISTAQVGMALRNSLYGSEATKYRSGEDEYAVQLRAREDMRGNADALLNLPITYRDMSSGQFRQIPMSSIAHLEYSSTFAGINRKNQKRVVTLGSNVLEGFNENEVNAEIRAALKNFELEDGYEIKLTGAQEEQAESANFLAMAFGIAAMLILLIMVTQFNSLSKPLLIMVTVLFSLIGVLLGFVIFRMTFSIVITGVGVIALAGIVVRNGIVLVDFTDVLRKQGWRTKRAIIEGGAIRFNPVVLTAGATILGLVPLAVGLNIDFWELINLRDPHIHIGSDSVAFWGPLAWSIVFGLSFSTFLTLVVVPCMYYIMATFQVRGARRKQRRAMINARLDALEGITGH; encoded by the coding sequence ATGCAACACCACAAAAAATTTCCCATCACATCGTGGGCAGTAGAGAATCGTACAACGATCTACGTGCTTACGGTGATCCTCTCGATCCTTGGCGTGTTCTCCTACATGAGCCTGCCAAAGGAGCAATTCCCGGATATCGTTGTACCAACGATCTTGGTAACAACCATCAACGCCGGTACATCACCTGTGGACGTAGAGAACCTGATCTCTCGTCCGCTCGAGAAGCAGATCAAGTCCATCGCCGACGTCAAGAAGGTAACAAGCACGAGTATCCAGGACGCATCGATCGTTGTTGTTGAATTCACAACGGGTATCGACCCGGTGATCGGCAAACAACGTGTGAATGATGCCGTGGATCGTGCACGCTCGGATCTGCCTACACAACTCACCAAGGAGCCGCAGGTTCAAGAAGTGGACTTCTCGGAGTTCCCGATCATGAACGTCAATATCTCCGGAAACGTCGGTCTTGATGTGCTCAAGCAATACGCAGATGATCTGCAAGACAAGTTCGAATCCCTCAAGGAGATCCGTCGCGCAGACATCATCGGCTCGCTCGAGAAGGAAGTCCGCGTCGATATCGATCCCTACAGACTCCAAGCGGCCGGCATTTCGTTCGACGACGTCTCGCGTGCTATACAGTATGAGAACGTCAACATCTCAGGGGGCGAAGTCCTCAACGATGGGATCCGCCGAAACCTACAGGTAACGGGCGAATTCAAGGATGTGTCCCAGATCGAGAATGTGATCGTAAAGGGAAGTCGCGGAAACACTGTCTACGTACGTGATATCGCCACTGTTGTTGAGACCAATAAGGAACAACAGAGCTTCGCTCGTTTGGACGGTAAGGACGTTGTGACGTTGGCTGTGTTGAAGAAGGCGGGTGAGAATCTCATCAATGCTTCCGACCAGATCCAACAGATCGTGAAGGAGTATTCTGCCACCAAACTCCCAAAGAACGTCACGATCACCATCACGAATGATCAATCCACGGCAACGCGGATCAATCTTGCCGACCTTATCAACACGATCATCATCGGCTTCATTCTGGTGACCATCGTATTGATGTTCTTCATGGGCGTTCAGAACGCCTTGTTCGTTGGTCTCGCTACCCCCCTATCATCCTTCATTGCCTTCCTTATCATGCCGGGCTTTGACTTCACGTTCAACGTTGTGGTCACGTTCGGATTCCTCTTAGCGTTAGGCATAGTGGTGGACGACGCCATTGTGGTGATCGAGAACACCCACCGTCTGCACACAAAGGATAAGATCGATATCAAGACGGCAACCAAATATGCGGCCGCAGAAGTGTTCGCTCCCGTGGTTGCAGGTACGCTCACCACGCTTGCTCCGTTCTTCCCGCTGCTGTTCTGGCCGGGCCTGGTGGGTGAGTTCATGGTCTACCTTCCGGCCATCCTCATCATCACGCTTACCGCTTCGCTTGTTGTTGCCTACATCATGAATCCGGTCTTTGCCGTGGACTTCATGGATCGTAAGCCGGCACGAGTATCAAAGCGTAAGCTCTTTGCCATCGGTGCAGCCATCGGTTTGGCTTCCGTTGGTGCTGTTACGGGTGGTCAGGTATGGATCGCGTTCCTCTCGATCTTCACATTCGGATTCTGGCTTACGAATCGAAAGTTCATTACACCGCGGCTGATCAAGCCATTCCAAGAGAAGACTCTTCCATGGGTGATGGATCTTTATCGTGGTACGCTCCGATTCGTGCTTCAAGGGAAGCGACCATATCTCGTGATCGCAAGTATGGTCGGCCTCTTTGTCGTGACCATCTTCCTGATGGTAGTAGCCGGCCCTAAGGTTGTCTTCTTCCCAGAAGCAGACCCGAACTACGCCTACGTCTACGTGCAGATGCCTATCGGTACGGATGCTGCAGAGACTGACTCTGTTGTCCGCGTAGTTGAACAACGCGTGAACAAGGTCCTTGGTCCTAAGAATCCGCTCGTGAAGTCGGTGATCTCCAACGTAGGCCTTGGTGCCGGTGATCCACAGAACCCGGATAGAACGATCACGCCTCACAAGGGTAAGGTTACGGTGGCCTTTGTGGAATTCCAGTATCGGCATGGGGCAAGCACTCAAGAGTACCTCGGTAAGTTCCGTGATGAACTCCGCGACCTCCCGGGTGTTGAGATCCTTGTTGCGAAAGAGTCAAATGGTCCACCAACGGGCAAGCCGATCAACATTGAGATCAGTGGCGACGAACTCGATCAGTTGATCGCCATTCAGGATCGAGTGCGTCGCATCCTGGTTGACTCCTTGCAGATTCCCGGCATTGAAAAGTTGAAGAGCGACCTTGTCAGGAACAAGCCGGAACTCTCGGTTGTGATCGATAGGGAGAAGGCAAATGCAGAGGGTATCTCAACGGCTCAGGTCGGTATGGCCCTTCGCAATTCCCTCTATGGAAGTGAAGCAACCAAGTACCGGTCTGGCGAGGATGAATATGCTGTTCAACTCCGTGCGCGTGAAGATATGCGAGGCAACGCTGATGCGTTACTGAATCTTCCGATCACATATCGTGATATGAGCAGCGGACAATTCCGCCAGATCCCGATGTCGTCCATCGCCCATCTTGAGTATTCCTCCACCTTCGCCGGGATCAACCGAAAGAACCAAAAACGCGTAGTGACGCTCGGTTCCAATGTGCTTGAAGGATTCAACGAGAACGAGGTGAATGCTGAGATCCGCGCGGCACTCAAGAACTTCGAACTTGAAGATGGATACGAGATCAAGCTTACCGGAGCTCAAGAAGAACAGGCTGAAAGCGCCAACTTCTTGGCTATGGCATTCGGCATCGCTGCGATGTTGATCCTGCTCATCATGGTGACGCAGTTCAACTCGCTGTCAAAGCCCCTTCTCATCATGGTAACCGTGCTCTTCAGTCTTATCGGCGTGTTGCTTGGCTTTGTGATCTTCCGAATGACCTTCTCCATCGTGATCACTGGCGTGGGCGTTATCGCTCTTGCCGGTATCGTGGTGCGAAATGGTATCGTCCTCGTGGACTTCACGGATGTCCTTCGCAAGCAAGGATGGAGGACCAAGCGAGCCATCATCGAAGGGGGAGCGATCAGGTTCAATCCTGTTGTTCTCACGGCAGGCGCAACCATCCTTGGATTGGTTCCGTTGGCAGTCGGTCTCAACATCGACTTCTGGGAACTCATCAACCTCCGTGATCCACACATTCACATCGGTTCGGACAGCGTTGCCTTCTGGGGACCGCTTGCATGGTCCATCGTCTTCGGTCTAAGCTTCTCCACGTTCCTCACCTTGGTTGTTGTGCCTTGTATGTACTACATCATGGCCACCTTCCAAGTCCGCGGAGCACGAAGAAAACAACGCCGCGCCATGATCAACGCCCGCCTTGATGCCCTTGAAGGTATCACCGGACACTGA
- the msrB gene encoding peptide-methionine (R)-S-oxide reductase MsrB, whose amino-acid sequence MRSTMMLALVSMVILACAPVQQEQRSTSTVKIYSTATKKVTVMDKVIKTDEEWQKELSADEFRIARKKGTERAFTGAYWDNHEKGLYLCRCCGTELFPSESKYESGTGWPSFFDPVAKENVELVADNSLMESRTEVTCSRCGAHLGHVFDDGPKPTGLRYCLNSASLRFEKNSE is encoded by the coding sequence ATGAGATCAACAATGATGCTGGCCCTCGTGAGCATGGTCATCCTGGCCTGCGCACCGGTACAGCAGGAACAAAGGTCAACCTCCACGGTAAAGATCTACTCCACAGCTACAAAGAAAGTAACGGTCATGGACAAGGTCATCAAGACTGACGAAGAGTGGCAGAAAGAACTCTCTGCAGATGAATTCCGCATTGCTCGCAAGAAGGGCACGGAGAGGGCATTTACCGGTGCCTATTGGGACAATCATGAAAAGGGGCTTTACCTCTGCCGTTGTTGCGGTACGGAACTCTTTCCGAGTGAGTCCAAATATGAGTCGGGTACCGGATGGCCGTCGTTCTTCGACCCTGTTGCAAAGGAGAACGTAGAACTCGTTGCCGACAACTCACTCATGGAGTCACGCACAGAAGTAACGTGTTCACGTTGCGGCGCGCACCTTGGTCACGTCTTCGATGATGGTCCAAAACCAACGGGGTTGCGTTATTGCTTGAATAGTGCTTCGTTGCGGTTTGAGAAGAATAGCGAATAG
- the truA gene encoding tRNA pseudouridine(38-40) synthase TruA has protein sequence MARFQFTIEYEGTRYSGWQVQKNARTVQGELIGAIANALGNRDFEFMGSGRTDSGVHALYQVAHLEAPTMLAPHILKMKINDVLPADINVMDLVKTQPKFHARHHAISRAYIYQICRRRTAFGKRYVWWVKDQLNVRAMQQACSVFEGFHDFRSFTQDDPEEKSTTVELQECSLHEFGPMVIIRIRGSHFLWRMVRQMVGMIVETGRGTIDPASLRELLYKPSTFPATKTAPPSGLYLQHVQYDPKEKVPDVQPTIWIP, from the coding sequence ATGGCAAGATTCCAGTTTACGATCGAATACGAAGGTACGCGCTATTCCGGCTGGCAGGTACAGAAGAATGCGCGTACAGTTCAGGGCGAGCTCATCGGAGCCATTGCAAACGCACTCGGGAACCGAGATTTCGAGTTCATGGGATCGGGCAGAACCGATTCCGGAGTGCACGCACTCTATCAGGTAGCCCACCTAGAGGCGCCAACGATGCTGGCACCGCACATTCTGAAGATGAAGATCAACGATGTGCTTCCGGCCGACATCAATGTGATGGACCTGGTAAAGACCCAGCCGAAGTTTCATGCAAGGCATCATGCGATCTCTCGTGCCTACATCTACCAGATCTGTCGACGCAGAACAGCCTTTGGCAAACGTTACGTATGGTGGGTAAAAGACCAGTTGAACGTGCGAGCTATGCAGCAGGCCTGCAGCGTGTTCGAGGGCTTCCATGACTTCCGATCGTTCACCCAGGACGATCCTGAAGAGAAGTCCACTACCGTTGAACTCCAGGAGTGCTCCCTGCATGAATTCGGACCGATGGTCATCATCCGGATACGTGGCTCACACTTCCTTTGGCGTATGGTACGTCAGATGGTGGGTATGATCGTTGAGACAGGTCGCGGGACGATCGATCCGGCAAGCCTGCGAGAACTTTTATACAAGCCATCAACGTTTCCTGCTACAAAGACCGCTCCTCCATCCGGTCTGTACCTGCAACATGTGCAGTACGACCCTAAGGAGAAGGTCCCGGATGTTCAACCAACGATATGGATCCCATGA
- a CDS encoding NUDIX hydrolase, which produces MHEDTEIDVGRRELLAAFDRYEQQHPEEGAVIARFRDFVQREPGCFDRSTIEGHITGSAWVVDMDGTHTLLTHHRKLNRWLQLGGHADGDWNVVRVALTEAKEESGIDDLSLPDTEIFDLDVHMIPARGEDPEHFHYDVRYVVYAAHTDHVVGEESHDLAWVSVDELDEYTTEESMLRMARKWNTLRARS; this is translated from the coding sequence ATGCATGAAGATACGGAGATCGATGTCGGCAGGAGAGAACTCCTCGCCGCCTTCGACCGCTATGAACAACAACATCCTGAGGAAGGGGCTGTCATTGCCCGATTCCGGGACTTTGTCCAACGTGAGCCCGGGTGTTTTGACCGGAGTACCATTGAGGGACACATCACGGGCTCTGCCTGGGTTGTAGATATGGACGGAACACATACGCTCCTTACGCATCACCGAAAACTGAACAGATGGCTTCAGTTAGGGGGCCATGCAGACGGCGATTGGAACGTTGTGCGCGTTGCCCTCACGGAAGCAAAGGAAGAGTCGGGCATCGATGACCTTTCGCTACCGGATACCGAGATCTTCGATCTTGATGTGCACATGATCCCCGCACGCGGAGAAGATCCGGAACACTTTCACTATGATGTGCGTTACGTAGTATATGCCGCGCACACAGACCACGTAGTGGGAGAAGAATCTCACGACCTTGCCTGGGTATCCGTGGATGAACTCGACGAATACACCACTGAAGAATCCATGCTTCGCATGGCACGCAAATGGAACACATTACGAGCTCGATCTTGA
- a CDS encoding SRPBCC family protein, whose amino-acid sequence MEHITSSILIDAPIEKVFHFHDDTTNLLKITPPGIKVSFETLGEPGLGYEVILKVRQFGLFTMRWHVRVTQYQPPILMTDIQIKGPFRSWRQIRSLREVNGRTELTDIVDYETPFGFLGQIANVLFIRRQITSMFAYRQAATKRILEA is encoded by the coding sequence ATGGAACACATTACGAGCTCGATCTTGATCGATGCGCCGATCGAAAAGGTCTTTCATTTTCACGATGACACAACAAACCTGCTCAAGATCACGCCTCCGGGTATCAAGGTTTCATTTGAGACACTGGGAGAGCCTGGTCTAGGCTATGAAGTGATCCTCAAGGTCCGTCAGTTCGGACTCTTTACTATGCGATGGCATGTACGGGTTACGCAGTACCAGCCCCCTATACTCATGACAGACATCCAGATCAAAGGGCCTTTCCGTTCATGGCGGCAAATACGCTCGTTGCGCGAGGTGAATGGAAGAACTGAACTCACCGATATCGTTGACTATGAAACCCCGTTTGGATTCCTCGGACAGATAGCAAATGTGCTTTTCATTCGGCGACAGATCACGTCGATGTTCGCCTATCGACAGGCTGCTACCAAACGCATTCTCGAAGCCTAA
- a CDS encoding extracellular solute-binding protein produces MTLVRITLIMLTAVVATSCGDAPTKTTTLQFWHFWSEPSQRSVLDSLVRIFEQEHPTIHVELTELSWADGRSKLQLAFNAGTQPDVVHLGMDWHAEFSRAGVFADTAAIPWLVNARARVVNDRATHFTIGLCATDAHNVLKRMLPYVWSAGADRFYTSLPVSSTFDSALVNALWTIRSYVDKGALLERARQLDDRLLNDELRETYTGAWIIDMARRRNITHLRVAATPSILNGDVLAISRSSSHIDAARIFTAWLTSYQQARAFAVAISDAGFPADLTTAATDSIFQRDDLQRGFLNVARMARPLPESTKTLRVEPIVEDMIVRCYGATSKDEVQQIVEKARLAVIELER; encoded by the coding sequence ATGACGTTGGTGCGTATCACGCTCATCATGCTGACGGCCGTTGTTGCTACGTCATGCGGTGATGCTCCAACGAAAACCACCACTCTTCAGTTCTGGCATTTTTGGTCGGAACCCAGCCAACGGTCGGTCTTGGATTCTCTCGTCCGCATCTTCGAACAAGAACACCCAACCATCCACGTAGAACTCACTGAGCTGAGTTGGGCTGACGGTAGATCCAAACTTCAACTTGCCTTCAATGCCGGCACGCAGCCCGACGTGGTCCACCTCGGCATGGACTGGCACGCTGAGTTCTCTCGAGCAGGCGTCTTTGCAGATACTGCTGCCATCCCCTGGCTTGTGAATGCCCGTGCGCGCGTGGTGAATGATCGAGCCACGCATTTCACCATTGGACTCTGTGCTACCGATGCACACAATGTTCTCAAACGCATGCTCCCCTACGTCTGGTCGGCGGGAGCGGATCGATTCTACACATCACTTCCGGTATCATCTACATTCGACTCCGCACTCGTCAATGCGCTCTGGACCATTCGCTCGTATGTCGATAAGGGGGCTCTCCTTGAACGAGCCCGTCAACTTGACGATAGACTGCTCAACGACGAACTTCGCGAAACGTATACCGGTGCATGGATCATCGATATGGCCCGAAGGCGCAACATCACGCATCTGCGGGTTGCGGCCACTCCATCCATTCTCAATGGCGATGTACTTGCGATCTCTCGTTCATCATCGCACATCGATGCAGCCCGCATCTTCACCGCCTGGCTCACATCCTATCAACAAGCACGCGCCTTTGCTGTGGCCATCAGTGATGCGGGATTCCCGGCGGATCTCACAACCGCAGCTACAGACAGCATCTTTCAACGTGATGATCTCCAGCGTGGGTTTCTCAACGTGGCACGAATGGCTCGCCCCCTACCTGAATCAACAAAGACATTACGTGTGGAACCAATTGTTGAAGACATGATCGTGCGATGCTACGGGGCTACTTCAAAGGACGAGGTCCAACAAATCGTAGAGAAAGCGCGTTTGGCAGTTATAGAACTCGAGCGTTAG
- the mrdA gene encoding penicillin-binding protein 2, protein MSLLPSDGTFGSAQRQRIFRIVILAISVIYIGRLAWLQIIQGNVYKLKAEAQAIKQISTEPFRGMVYDRNGRAIVQNAPGFSITVTPYEFTDSACSRLSRILGTDVATIWADVRKSAAYNKFAPAKISSGRDVDFEVIAAIEEQRDSLPGVDLIVDPKRLYAFDGNASHLLGYVREVSERELATLGDAYAPGDITGKAGIEMSYEANVRGQKGLQFVAVNKNGQRVASFNDGKSDLPGLEGDDLYLGIDTDVQELAEKLLGNARGAVVAIDPRNGEIIALASKPDFNLRNFTGKTSQKYFNQVFRDPEQPFFSRVTQPVYAPGSTWKPVMALMGLQEGVITPTTRLVCAGGYRYGNRFALCHGGVHGLIDVSYALKVSCNSFFYQVGLKMGVEKFHYYAALFGFGQKTRIDLTEEGPGILPSRAFMDRRWGKGNWTDYALMNWGIGQGEVQVTPLQLCAYTAAIANDGVWCQPHAVREIYSKKLKKKYSTSYESRKIPIEQKWFDLVQDALSGVIEEGTGRSLKSLNLSICGKTGTAQASRGKPDQSWFMCFAPKDNPRIALVVTGEGKGFGASFAVPIAGKLLDLFFNRTWPADVPRDSTWLKQPGSTPTKIAEQDTLPQQRGPFARPYKERPVAPVPRPTVPVASAAVHR, encoded by the coding sequence TCCTTGCGATCAGCGTGATCTATATCGGCCGGCTCGCCTGGCTTCAGATCATTCAAGGGAATGTCTACAAGCTCAAGGCTGAAGCCCAGGCCATCAAACAGATCTCTACGGAACCGTTTCGCGGAATGGTGTACGACCGAAATGGTAGAGCCATCGTCCAGAATGCTCCGGGATTCTCGATCACCGTAACGCCGTATGAGTTCACGGACAGTGCGTGCTCTCGTTTGTCCCGCATTCTCGGGACCGATGTTGCAACGATCTGGGCCGATGTGCGCAAGTCTGCGGCCTACAACAAGTTTGCACCTGCAAAGATCTCTTCCGGTCGGGACGTGGACTTTGAAGTCATCGCTGCGATCGAAGAACAACGCGATTCGTTACCGGGTGTTGATCTGATCGTTGATCCGAAACGACTCTATGCGTTTGATGGCAATGCTTCGCACCTTCTCGGCTACGTTCGCGAAGTGAGTGAGCGTGAACTCGCTACCCTGGGTGATGCTTATGCCCCGGGCGACATCACGGGGAAGGCCGGTATCGAAATGTCGTATGAAGCTAATGTACGCGGACAAAAGGGACTCCAATTCGTTGCCGTGAACAAGAACGGGCAGCGTGTTGCCAGCTTCAACGATGGGAAAAGTGACCTTCCCGGTCTTGAAGGTGATGACCTCTATCTGGGGATCGACACCGATGTGCAAGAACTCGCGGAGAAACTCCTCGGTAATGCTCGTGGCGCCGTTGTTGCCATCGATCCGCGGAACGGTGAGATCATTGCCCTTGCAAGTAAGCCGGATTTCAACCTTCGCAACTTCACTGGCAAGACATCGCAGAAGTATTTCAACCAGGTCTTTCGTGATCCGGAACAACCGTTCTTTAGCCGCGTGACACAGCCGGTCTATGCTCCAGGATCCACGTGGAAGCCGGTCATGGCACTCATGGGACTTCAAGAAGGTGTGATCACTCCAACCACTCGCCTGGTGTGCGCCGGTGGATATCGATATGGAAACCGTTTCGCATTGTGCCATGGCGGTGTGCACGGACTCATCGATGTATCGTATGCACTCAAGGTTTCTTGTAACTCGTTCTTCTATCAGGTTGGGTTGAAGATGGGAGTAGAGAAGTTCCACTACTATGCAGCTCTCTTCGGTTTCGGACAAAAGACCAGGATCGATCTCACGGAAGAAGGGCCCGGGATCCTTCCCTCTCGAGCATTTATGGACAGACGCTGGGGCAAGGGAAACTGGACGGACTATGCTCTGATGAACTGGGGTATAGGTCAGGGCGAAGTGCAGGTTACGCCCCTTCAACTCTGTGCCTATACAGCTGCGATCGCCAACGACGGTGTATGGTGTCAGCCCCACGCCGTGCGTGAGATCTACAGTAAAAAACTGAAAAAGAAGTACAGCACATCATATGAATCTCGAAAGATCCCGATCGAACAGAAGTGGTTCGATCTAGTACAGGACGCCCTCTCCGGCGTTATCGAAGAAGGTACAGGCAGATCATTGAAATCGCTGAATCTCAGCATTTGCGGTAAGACAGGTACAGCACAAGCATCTCGGGGAAAACCTGACCAGTCGTGGTTTATGTGCTTCGCACCAAAGGATAACCCACGCATTGCCCTGGTCGTTACCGGCGAAGGCAAGGGTTTTGGTGCGTCCTTCGCTGTACCGATCGCCGGCAAACTTCTCGATCTCTTTTTCAATCGGACGTGGCCAGCCGATGTGCCTCGAGATTCAACGTGGCTGAAGCAACCGGGATCTACGCCCACGAAGATCGCCGAGCAGGATACTCTGCCGCAGCAACGTGGTCCATTCGCTCGCCCGTACAAAGAACGTCCGGTGGCTCCGGTTCCTCGGCCCACCGTACCCGTTGCATCAGCAGCCGTACATCGATGA